One window of Flavobacteriales bacterium genomic DNA carries:
- a CDS encoding Hpt domain-containing protein: MKKTNTAGSAINQLYDSSDLFNHEKVEFIGNILNNDITTIQKFYNKFSNVIDDFTPKIKNNFSAGNRKECLKQIDTFKGSALTAGADKLSKSLSKLEYKMKANGDLTEMENQLAEAIELADQTKNSLNESLDSFV, from the coding sequence ATGAAAAAAACAAATACTGCTGGCAGTGCAATTAATCAATTGTACGATTCAAGCGACTTGTTTAATCACGAAAAAGTTGAGTTTATCGGCAATATCTTAAATAATGATATTACAACAATTCAGAAATTTTACAATAAGTTTTCTAACGTTATTGATGATTTTACTCCTAAAATTAAAAACAATTTCAGTGCAGGAAACAGGAAAGAATGTCTAAAACAAATAGATACGTTTAAAGGTAGTGCCCTCACGGCAGGTGCAGACAAACTCAGCAAGTCGTTATCTAAATTAGAATATAAGATGAAAGCTAATGGTGATCTTACAGAAATGGAAAATCAGCTTGCAGAGGCTATCGAATTAGCAGATCAAACAAAGAACTCGCTAAATGAAAGTCTCGACTCTTTTGTATAA
- a CDS encoding DUF2911 domain-containing protein: MKHILLSLLIMSISILSFAQEMPTKSQLGKVVQKLGGTTIEINYSRPNAKGRKIWGDLVPYGQVWRLGANESTKITTSGDITIGGSKLKKGTYSMFATPGEEKWIFHFNSNLDAWGANDYSAESNILSIEASPKMVDSPEAVESMQFTFENTIESKAEIILAWGMLTISIPVEEN, translated from the coding sequence ATGAAGCACATTCTATTATCATTATTAATAATGAGCATTTCAATATTGTCGTTTGCACAAGAAATGCCAACCAAAAGCCAATTGGGTAAAGTTGTTCAGAAACTAGGTGGCACTACTATTGAAATCAACTATTCGAGACCAAATGCAAAAGGAAGAAAGATTTGGGGCGATTTAGTTCCTTATGGTCAAGTATGGAGACTCGGAGCAAACGAATCAACAAAAATTACAACATCAGGAGATATTACTATTGGTGGCTCTAAACTAAAAAAGGGTACTTATTCAATGTTTGCTACGCCCGGTGAGGAGAAATGGATTTTTCATTTTAACTCTAACCTAGATGCATGGGGTGCCAACGATTACAGTGCGGAAAGTAATATCTTATCAATTGAAGCAAGTCCTAAAATGGTAGATAGCCCAGAAGCTGTAGAATCTATGCAATTCACATTCGAGAACACTATCGAAAGCAAAGCAGAGATTATTTTAGCATGGGGTATGCTAACAATATCTATTCCAGTGGAAGAAAATTAA
- a CDS encoding DUF2911 domain-containing protein → MYKAILLSLAISLACSQAFTAQAGKRPSQWAETHQRIGLTDLSIEYSRPNTKGRTIWGELVPFGTMWRTGANEATKFTTSDDIKIEGKALKAGSYSVFAIPTEGDWTIHFNTDISLWGTGDYTDAKDVLVITIPTSKGTKVESMRFTFDNISATTSQLTLAWDELRCSFNIEVDVETKLFENLAKKIKNSSSDDLAYNYLECALQCAEQKLRIDQGVEWIEKSIELEPNYWYAYWVKADVLWEKGDKEGSLENLNTALVNGLKEEGK, encoded by the coding sequence ATGTATAAAGCGATATTATTATCATTAGCTATTTCTTTAGCTTGTTCTCAAGCCTTTACTGCTCAAGCAGGAAAACGCCCAAGTCAATGGGCAGAGACTCACCAACGAATTGGTCTTACAGACCTAAGTATTGAATATTCTCGTCCAAACACAAAAGGAAGAACAATTTGGGGAGAACTAGTTCCTTTTGGAACGATGTGGAGAACTGGAGCGAATGAAGCAACAAAGTTTACTACTTCGGATGATATAAAGATTGAAGGTAAAGCTTTAAAAGCTGGAAGCTATTCAGTTTTCGCTATCCCTACTGAAGGAGATTGGACAATTCATTTTAATACGGACATTTCACTATGGGGAACAGGAGATTATACAGATGCTAAAGACGTACTTGTAATTACTATTCCTACTTCCAAAGGAACGAAGGTAGAGTCAATGCGATTTACATTTGACAATATTTCAGCTACAACAAGTCAACTCACCCTAGCTTGGGACGAATTGAGATGTTCATTTAATATTGAAGTGGATGTTGAGACAAAACTATTCGAAAACTTAGCTAAGAAAATTAAAAATTCTTCTTCAGATGATTTAGCGTACAACTACTTAGAATGTGCCCTTCAATGTGCTGAGCAAAAATTAAGAATTGATCAGGGAGTTGAATGGATTGAAAAATCGATAGAATTAGAGCCTAATTACTGGTACGCTTACTGGGTAAAAGCAGACGTACTTTGGGAAAAAGGAGACAAAGAAGGGTCTTTAGAGAACTTGAATACCGCTTTAGTGAATGGCCTTAAAGAAGAAGGTAAAG